The Danio rerio strain Tuebingen ecotype United States chromosome 1, GRCz12tu, whole genome shotgun sequence genome includes a region encoding these proteins:
- the mettl14 gene encoding N(6)-adenosine-methyltransferase non-catalytic subunit METTL14, whose amino-acid sequence MNSRLQEIRERQKLRRQLLAQQLGAESPDSIGAVLNSKDEQKEIEETRETCRASFDISVPGAKRKCLNEGEDPEEDVEEQKEDVEPQHQEESGPYEEVYKDSSTFLKGTQSLNPHNDYCQHFVDTGHRPQNFIRDGGLADRFEEYPKQRELIRLKDELISATNTPPMYLQADPDTFDLRELKCKFDVILIEPPLEEYYRESGIIANERFWNWDDIMKLNIEEISSIRSFVFLWCGSGEGLDLGRMCLRKWGFRRCEDICWIKTNKNNPGKTKTLDPKAVFQRTKEHCLMGIKGTVRRSTDGDFIHANVDIDLIITEEPEMGNIEKPVEIFHIIEHFCLGRRRLHLFGRDSTIRPGWLTVGPTLTNSNFNIEVYSTHFSEPNSYLSGCTEEIERLRPKSPPPKSMAERGGGAPRGGRGGPAAGRGDRGRERNRPNFRGDRGGFRGRGGPHRGFPPR is encoded by the exons ATGAACAGCCGCTTGCAAGAAATACGGGAAAGGCAGAAGCTCAGACGTCAGCTTCTCGCACAACAG CTCGGAGCAGAGAGTCCCGACAGCATCGGCGCAGTTCTCAACAGTAAAGATGAACAAAAAGAGATTGAAGAGACTAGAGAGACCTGCAG GGCATCATTTGACATATCAGTTCCTGGTGCTAAAAGGAAGTGTCTGAATGAGGGTGAAGATCCAGAGGAAGATGTGGAAGAGCAAAAG GAAGATGTTGAGCCTCAACATCAGGAAGAGAGTGGACCATATGAAGAGGTGTACAAGgactccagcacatttctaaag GGCACTCAGAGTTTAAATCCTCACAATGATTATTGCCAGCACTTTGTGGACACAGGTCATAGACCTCAGAACTTTATCCGAGATGGAG GTTTGGCTGACAGGTTTGAGGAATACCCCAAACAAAGAGAGCTCATTCGACTGAAAGATGAACTCATCTCTGCCACCAACACTCCCCCCAT GTATCTCCAGGCAGATCCAGACACGTTTGATCTGAGAGAGTTGAAGTGCAAGTTTGATGTGATTCTGATAGAGCCTCCATTAGAGGAATATTACAGAGAGTCAGGCATCATTGCCAATGAGCGCTTTTGGAACTGGGACGAT ATCATGAAGCTGAACATAGAGGAAATCTCATCCATTCGCTCTTTTGTATTCTTGTGGTGTGGCTCAGGAGAAGGCCTTGATCTTGGCCGAATG TGTCTGAGAAAATGGGGCTTCAGGCGATGTGAGGACATATGTTGGATCAAGACCAACAAAAACAACCCTGGCAAAACCAAAACACTGGACCCTAAAGCAGTGTTCCAGAGAACTAAG GAGCACTGCCTGATGGGTATCAAAGGCACTGTTAGACGCAGCACAGATGGCGATTTCATTCACGCTAATGTGGATATTGACCTGATCATTACAGAGGAGCCAGAGATGGGCAATATTGAGAAGCCAGTGGAGATTTTCCACATCATTGAGCATTTCTGCCTGGGTCGTCGACGGCTGCACCTGTTTGGCAGAGACAGCACTATCAGGCCAG GATGGCTGACTGTGGGTCCCACTCTGACCAATAGCAACTTCAACATCGAAGTTTACTCCACCCACTTCAGCGAGCCCAACTCTTACTTGTCTGGTTGTACTGAAGAAATCGAGAGACTCCGCCCCAAATCCCCACCTCCTAAATCTATGGCAGAAAGGGGTGGGGGTGCACCGCGAGGAGGACGGGGTGGTCCTGCTGCGGGCCGAGGTGATCGGGGTCGAGAGAGAAATCGGCCAAACTTCCGTGGGGATCGAGGGGGATTCAGAGGCCGTGGAGGCCCACATCGTGGATTCCCTCCCCGATAG